A window of Christiangramia forsetii KT0803 contains these coding sequences:
- a CDS encoding SusC/RagA family TonB-linked outer membrane protein, with product MRTLIKSTLFLLFMLPMSFFAQNTVSGNVIETSTGLPIPGVNVIVKGTSNGTTTDFDGNYTIENVATDDILQFSFLGFASQEIPYEGQATLDVQLDEDQATLDEVVLIGYGSTSEQDATGAVEKISPEEFNQGAVVSPEQLISGKSAGVRITSSGGAPGSGSEIRIRGGSSLSGDNSPLIVVDGIPLDQRGVQGVRNQLNSINPSEIEDFVILKDAAATSIYGSRASNGVILITTKSGKKNTDLSVEVDVKASVGSITDKVDVLDAAQFRELIENQPGTDPSLLGDDNTNWQDRIYQTSVGTISNFTISKGFENFAFRVNYNNTVQTGVLRTDLYKRNAVNISLNQDLFDNSLKLSLTSKGIIDENEFADDGAIGAAVGFDPTQSVNDSSLPFGGYFEFNRTNDNGDIVPLNQATRNPLALLYLRDSQGETRRNITNLNVEYRFPFLRELKFNANAGFDYAENDGYNRRPFTSAAVTNVESPYNEDYSGINRNTLFDFYLNFKDEVNFLNTEVDLTAGHSYQEFYIQSQTRENPNDIITETFDINRNSLESYFARASFDIANKYLISASYRRDGSSRFSPDNRWSSFPSASIGWKLHEENFLKDSETLNQLKLRAGYGITGNQEIGPNYGYFGVYTPSISGAQYQFGNQFFNTLRPEDFDEDLKWEELETYNAGIDFGFFDNRLSGSVDAYYRETNDLLATVPVPAGANLSDLLVTNVGETVSRGVEVGINGDLVRSQDFNWSVNYNISFQDLEITKLSLGDDPDYFIPQGGIGGGVGNNIQLWKAGYDPSTFFVFRQVYNDQGQPIEGAYVDVNGDNEITEADRQPYKKATPDYFMGLTNTLNYKNFDLSFTFRGSFGNYVYNNAQSSNGFITAGTVTPQDYYSNLNSNVLETNFQNSQFFSDYYVQSADFVKLDNLSLGYFIPGEKIDIRPSVTVSNILTITDYEGLDPEISNGIDNNFYPRSRTFVLGVNFQFK from the coding sequence ATGAGAACTTTAATTAAAAGCACATTGTTTTTGCTGTTCATGCTACCGATGAGCTTTTTTGCCCAAAACACTGTTAGTGGTAATGTGATCGAGACTTCGACCGGCCTGCCAATTCCAGGTGTGAATGTTATAGTTAAAGGTACCTCCAATGGTACTACCACAGATTTTGATGGTAATTATACTATTGAAAACGTTGCAACCGATGATATTCTACAGTTTTCCTTTCTAGGATTCGCTAGTCAGGAGATCCCTTATGAGGGACAGGCAACTTTAGATGTGCAGCTTGATGAAGATCAGGCTACTCTGGATGAAGTTGTTCTAATAGGATATGGATCTACTTCAGAACAGGATGCTACCGGAGCGGTAGAAAAGATATCTCCTGAAGAATTCAATCAGGGAGCTGTGGTATCACCAGAACAATTAATTTCAGGTAAATCTGCCGGAGTTAGGATTACCTCCAGTGGGGGTGCACCCGGTTCAGGTTCTGAAATTAGAATTCGTGGGGGTTCTTCCCTTTCCGGAGATAACTCACCACTTATTGTGGTAGATGGGATTCCATTAGACCAAAGAGGTGTACAGGGAGTAAGAAACCAATTAAACTCTATTAACCCAAGCGAAATTGAAGACTTCGTAATTCTTAAAGATGCTGCTGCAACTTCTATTTATGGTTCGAGAGCTTCCAACGGGGTAATACTTATCACCACTAAATCTGGAAAGAAAAATACCGATCTAAGTGTAGAAGTAGATGTTAAAGCATCTGTAGGAAGCATCACAGATAAAGTAGATGTTCTGGATGCTGCACAGTTTAGAGAACTTATCGAAAATCAGCCAGGAACAGATCCTTCTCTTCTTGGAGATGATAATACAAATTGGCAGGACAGGATTTATCAAACTTCCGTAGGAACCATTTCAAACTTTACCATTTCTAAAGGTTTTGAAAATTTTGCTTTTAGAGTTAATTATAACAACACCGTACAAACAGGAGTACTTAGAACAGATCTATACAAACGGAATGCTGTAAATATCTCATTGAACCAGGATCTTTTTGATAACAGCCTTAAATTGAGCCTTACTTCAAAAGGTATTATTGATGAAAATGAATTTGCCGATGATGGTGCAATTGGTGCTGCCGTTGGATTTGATCCAACACAGTCTGTAAATGACAGCAGTCTTCCTTTTGGAGGGTATTTTGAATTCAACAGAACCAATGACAACGGAGATATAGTTCCTTTAAATCAGGCTACCAGAAATCCGCTAGCATTATTGTATTTACGTGACTCACAAGGAGAGACTAGGCGTAATATCACCAATTTAAATGTGGAATATAGATTTCCATTTTTAAGGGAATTAAAATTTAATGCTAATGCAGGTTTTGATTACGCTGAAAATGATGGTTACAATCGCAGGCCATTTACATCTGCAGCAGTAACCAATGTAGAATCTCCTTATAATGAAGATTACTCGGGAATTAATAGAAATACCTTATTCGATTTCTATTTGAATTTTAAAGATGAAGTAAATTTCCTAAATACCGAGGTAGACTTGACTGCAGGACATTCGTATCAGGAATTTTATATCCAAAGTCAAACCAGGGAAAATCCGAACGATATCATTACCGAAACCTTTGACATTAACAGAAACTCTTTAGAATCATATTTTGCCAGAGCAAGTTTTGATATTGCCAATAAATACCTGATTTCTGCTAGTTATAGAAGGGATGGTTCTTCGAGGTTCTCTCCAGACAATCGTTGGAGTAGTTTTCCATCTGCCTCTATTGGATGGAAGCTTCATGAAGAAAATTTCTTAAAGGATTCTGAAACTTTAAACCAGTTGAAATTAAGAGCTGGATATGGAATCACCGGTAACCAGGAGATTGGCCCTAACTACGGTTATTTCGGAGTTTATACCCCAAGTATTTCCGGAGCTCAGTATCAATTTGGAAATCAATTTTTTAATACGTTGAGACCAGAAGATTTTGATGAGGATTTGAAATGGGAAGAACTTGAGACCTATAATGCAGGGATTGATTTTGGCTTTTTCGACAATAGATTAAGTGGTAGCGTAGATGCTTATTATCGTGAAACCAACGACCTTCTAGCTACTGTTCCTGTTCCGGCAGGTGCTAACCTTTCAGATCTACTGGTGACCAATGTTGGTGAAACTGTAAGTCGCGGTGTTGAAGTAGGCATAAATGGAGATTTGGTAAGAAGCCAGGATTTTAACTGGAGTGTAAATTATAATATATCTTTTCAGGATCTTGAAATCACCAAGCTTTCTCTTGGCGATGATCCAGATTACTTTATTCCTCAGGGAGGAATTGGTGGTGGTGTTGGTAACAACATTCAGTTATGGAAAGCCGGGTACGATCCTTCTACATTCTTTGTTTTCAGACAGGTTTATAATGATCAGGGACAACCTATTGAAGGGGCTTATGTAGATGTTAATGGAGATAATGAAATTACAGAAGCAGATAGACAACCTTATAAAAAAGCGACCCCAGACTATTTTATGGGATTAACTAACACGCTTAATTATAAGAACTTTGATTTAAGCTTTACCTTTAGAGGAAGTTTTGGAAACTATGTTTATAACAATGCACAGTCCAGTAATGGATTTATTACTGCAGGAACGGTAACTCCGCAGGACTATTACTCAAACCTTAACAGCAATGTTTTAGAAACAAACTTTCAGAATAGTCAGTTTTTCTCAGATTACTATGTGCAAAGCGCAGATTTCGTGAAACTGGATAATCTTTCTTTAGGATACTTCATACCTGGAGAAAAGATAGACATTAGACCTTCTGTTACTGTATCAAACATATTGACTATTACAGATTACGAAGGCCTGGACCCTGAAATTTCAAATGGGATAGATAACAACTTCTATCCAAGATCAAGAACCTTCGTTCTTGGTGTAAATTTTCAATTTAAGTAA
- a CDS encoding RagB/SusD family nutrient uptake outer membrane protein: MYHKLKPILLTLFAAIMVWSCESELELQPEDNRQSAETVFKDSESYKQFLAKLYAGLAISGQEGPAGDPDLEGLDEGFSQYMRLYFMMQELTTDEAVIGWNDGTIKDLHSQNWTSGNEFIRTMYSRLLYQVALTNEFLRQTTPELLDSRGVDDETRANIQDYRAEARFLRALSYYHTLDLFGNPPFVTEEDPIGAFLPEQIERPALFDYIESELLDIEDDLIAAGQNEYARADQGAAWMLLSKLYLNAPVYIGEDRNSDVITYTEKVINASYQLSDSYQKLFLADNNSNGAQNEIIFPVAFDGQKTQSYGGMTFIIHASIGGDMDPESFGVNSGWAGLRTTSALVNKFLDNNDNPIEEVADQRALFFSEGQSKEINDISSFTDGYAVTKYKNVDVDGNQGSDATGEFPDTDFPLFRLGDAYLMYAEAVVRGGGGSQSTAVGYINDLRERVGAETISGSDLTLDFILSERARELYWEAHRRTDLIRFNQFSENGIWPYKGGVPQGATTQSFRNLMPIPAADLGVNTNLTQNPGY; encoded by the coding sequence ATGTACCATAAATTAAAACCAATTCTTCTAACACTCTTCGCGGCGATCATGGTTTGGTCCTGCGAAAGTGAACTGGAATTGCAGCCTGAAGATAACAGGCAATCCGCAGAGACAGTATTCAAAGATTCCGAGTCTTATAAGCAGTTCCTGGCAAAACTATATGCCGGACTTGCGATAAGCGGTCAGGAAGGACCTGCTGGAGATCCCGATCTTGAAGGACTTGATGAAGGATTTTCGCAATATATGAGGTTATACTTCATGATGCAGGAATTAACTACAGATGAGGCTGTTATTGGATGGAATGATGGAACGATTAAAGATCTACATTCCCAAAACTGGACCTCTGGAAATGAATTTATAAGAACCATGTATTCCAGGTTATTGTATCAGGTTGCATTAACCAATGAGTTCTTAAGACAAACTACTCCAGAGTTACTTGACTCCAGAGGCGTAGACGATGAGACAAGAGCAAATATTCAGGATTATCGTGCAGAAGCACGTTTCTTAAGAGCCCTATCTTATTATCATACGCTGGATCTCTTCGGAAATCCACCTTTTGTTACAGAAGAAGATCCTATTGGAGCCTTTTTGCCTGAACAAATTGAACGCCCGGCCTTGTTTGATTATATAGAATCTGAATTATTAGATATCGAAGACGATCTTATAGCTGCGGGTCAAAATGAATATGCACGAGCAGATCAAGGTGCAGCCTGGATGTTATTATCTAAGCTTTATTTAAATGCACCAGTCTATATTGGTGAAGATAGAAATAGCGATGTAATTACATATACTGAAAAGGTGATCAATGCTAGTTACCAACTATCAGATTCTTATCAAAAACTTTTCCTTGCCGATAATAATTCGAATGGAGCTCAAAATGAAATTATTTTTCCAGTTGCTTTTGATGGTCAGAAGACACAATCTTACGGGGGAATGACTTTTATTATCCATGCATCCATTGGTGGGGATATGGATCCGGAAAGCTTTGGAGTAAATAGTGGATGGGCAGGACTTAGAACCACTTCTGCTTTGGTAAACAAGTTTTTAGACAACAACGATAATCCTATTGAAGAAGTAGCAGATCAAAGAGCACTGTTCTTTTCAGAAGGACAGAGTAAAGAGATCAATGATATTTCAAGTTTCACTGATGGTTATGCTGTCACCAAGTATAAAAATGTGGATGTTGACGGGAACCAGGGCTCTGATGCTACTGGAGAATTTCCAGACACAGACTTTCCATTATTCCGTCTTGGAGATGCTTACCTGATGTATGCTGAAGCTGTTGTAAGAGGTGGTGGTGGAAGCCAGAGCACAGCCGTAGGTTATATTAACGATTTACGTGAACGTGTAGGAGCTGAAACTATTTCGGGTTCAGATCTTACCCTGGATTTCATACTTAGTGAAAGAGCAAGGGAATTATACTGGGAAGCACATAGAAGAACAGATTTAATCCGTTTCAACCAATTTTCAGAAAATGGAATCTGGCCTTACAAAGGTGGTGTCCCTCAGGGAGCGACTACGCAATCTTTCAGAAACCTTATGCCTATTCCGGCTGCAGATTTAGGAGTAAACACAAATTTAACACAGAACCCAGGTTACTAA
- a CDS encoding alpha-amylase → MKKIKYFNVFMLAVTLIFSSCSTDDDNNDPLDPTDDGIGTEQPTPAEPEAIDLAAFDNDQRVMMQAFYWDVEPRFEWWDLLSEKVPGWADAGVDRIWLPVASKGQSGPFSMGYDPSDYYDFGNYEQQGTVETRFGSREELENLIATAHDNDLEVIADIVINHNSGGGLQYNPYRDYETYTLFNEENGNASGMFNRTYEDFYPNSVSEYDPGSLFYPETNLDHHLDRVQNWLWKDENSVAKYYKNVMGFDGWRFDYVKGFEPWVVKEWLAEVGGFSVGENFDGNPDVLRDWIEASGSAAFDFSTFYKLEESLDRFKDLTNLEKDMLWKTDPENAVTFTANHDTEKDDNVDNYIASQNKLKAYAYILTHPGYPTIFYSDYENADFQDEIKQMIAIHNSIATGETEILYVDNDEYVMKRSGTGTNPGLILYISISNNTKRRTVSSNWNNITLMDYSGNSSYNPTSDENGMVQIEAPSNGYAIYSITK, encoded by the coding sequence ATGAAAAAAATAAAATATTTTAATGTTTTCATGCTTGCAGTAACTTTAATTTTTAGTTCCTGCTCTACAGACGATGATAACAACGATCCTTTAGATCCAACAGATGACGGAATAGGAACAGAACAACCTACTCCAGCAGAACCCGAAGCGATAGATCTTGCTGCCTTTGATAATGATCAAAGAGTAATGATGCAGGCTTTTTACTGGGACGTAGAACCTCGCTTTGAGTGGTGGGATCTCCTTTCAGAAAAAGTACCTGGCTGGGCAGATGCGGGTGTTGATCGCATCTGGCTTCCGGTAGCATCCAAAGGGCAATCAGGTCCATTTTCTATGGGATATGATCCTTCAGATTATTATGATTTTGGAAATTATGAACAACAGGGAACCGTGGAAACCCGATTTGGATCTCGTGAAGAACTGGAAAATCTCATCGCTACGGCCCATGATAACGATCTGGAAGTAATTGCAGATATTGTAATTAACCATAACTCTGGTGGCGGACTTCAATATAATCCGTACCGTGACTATGAAACTTACACCCTATTTAATGAAGAAAATGGGAATGCTTCTGGTATGTTCAATAGAACTTACGAAGATTTTTATCCTAATAGCGTTAGTGAGTATGATCCAGGAAGTTTATTTTATCCTGAAACCAATTTAGATCACCACCTGGACAGAGTACAAAACTGGCTTTGGAAAGATGAAAACTCTGTAGCTAAATACTACAAGAATGTAATGGGCTTTGATGGCTGGCGTTTTGATTATGTAAAAGGTTTCGAACCCTGGGTAGTAAAAGAATGGCTTGCTGAAGTTGGTGGCTTTTCTGTAGGAGAAAATTTTGATGGAAACCCAGATGTTCTCCGAGATTGGATTGAAGCATCTGGTTCAGCTGCTTTTGATTTTTCTACTTTTTATAAACTGGAAGAAAGTTTGGACAGATTTAAAGATCTTACCAATCTTGAAAAAGATATGCTATGGAAAACAGATCCAGAGAATGCCGTTACTTTTACAGCAAACCATGATACCGAAAAAGATGATAATGTAGATAATTATATCGCTTCTCAAAATAAACTGAAAGCCTACGCATATATTCTAACCCATCCAGGATATCCAACCATCTTTTATTCAGATTACGAAAATGCTGATTTTCAGGATGAAATAAAACAAATGATCGCTATTCATAATAGTATCGCGACAGGAGAAACTGAAATTCTTTATGTTGATAATGATGAATATGTTATGAAAAGAAGTGGTACAGGTACAAATCCTGGATTAATTCTATATATTAGCATCAGTAATAACACAAAAAGAAGAACTGTTAGTTCAAACTGGAATAATATTACCCTTATGGATTATAGCGGTAATTCATCATACAACCCTACCTCCGATGAAAATGGGATGGTTCAGATCGAGGCTCCGTCTAACGGATATGCAATTTACTCGATTACGAAATAA
- a CDS encoding SusF/SusE family outer membrane protein, whose translation MKKLSIFLLTMIAVIGFSSCEHDDDVVFTAQPDPEGVNFTTSFASNYTLNAASSTNLAERFVWNEVDFGAPTTVTYELQGSATQDFSSFDVIGTTSETNLGVTIAQMMSLAVDAGLDNDPATEEMPNTGVIYFRVRAFAGTDGGNALEEISDAASLNVTLPEASEEEEETKMNLFLVGDATAAGWDNNNNNMPLFRDSENDNVFYFQGRFAGGAAVEGFKLLSMRGAWQPQWGLSDGNFTNSEILGEDPSAFPVDSDAYYSFSVNTEDMTYTFEEVDASSAASYDVIGLVGAGTSVGWPGDDNPTPDIQLTQLNFDSHIWYAESVTLTDGPLKFRANLAWDTSWGGGENFPSGQATGDDIMASAGTYEVWFNDLTGRYIFIPLEP comes from the coding sequence ATGAAAAAACTTTCAATATTCTTACTAACGATGATCGCTGTAATTGGATTTTCATCCTGTGAACATGATGATGATGTGGTATTTACAGCGCAACCAGATCCAGAAGGTGTTAATTTTACAACATCATTTGCTTCTAACTACACCTTAAATGCAGCCTCTTCTACTAATTTAGCTGAAAGGTTCGTTTGGAATGAAGTAGATTTTGGAGCTCCAACTACGGTTACTTATGAACTTCAGGGTTCAGCAACTCAGGATTTTTCAAGTTTTGATGTTATCGGAACCACTTCAGAAACAAATCTTGGAGTGACCATTGCACAAATGATGTCTCTTGCTGTAGATGCTGGACTTGATAATGATCCTGCCACAGAAGAGATGCCTAATACAGGAGTTATTTATTTCAGGGTTCGTGCTTTTGCCGGAACTGATGGTGGAAATGCTCTTGAAGAAATCTCTGATGCCGCTTCTTTAAATGTTACACTACCTGAAGCTTCTGAAGAGGAAGAGGAAACTAAAATGAATTTATTTTTAGTAGGTGATGCAACGGCAGCAGGCTGGGATAATAACAATAATAACATGCCTCTTTTCAGAGACTCTGAGAATGATAATGTATTTTATTTCCAAGGACGTTTTGCTGGTGGAGCAGCGGTTGAAGGCTTTAAATTACTGAGTATGCGTGGAGCATGGCAACCACAATGGGGACTTTCTGATGGTAATTTTACCAACAGCGAAATTTTAGGTGAAGATCCTAGTGCTTTTCCTGTAGATTCAGATGCTTACTATAGTTTCTCTGTAAATACAGAAGATATGACCTATACTTTTGAAGAGGTTGACGCAAGTTCTGCAGCTTCTTATGATGTAATTGGTCTTGTAGGAGCAGGAACTTCTGTTGGCTGGCCAGGTGATGATAATCCTACTCCAGATATTCAACTCACTCAATTAAATTTTGATTCTCATATTTGGTATGCTGAAAGCGTAACACTAACAGATGGACCTCTAAAATTCAGAGCAAATCTTGCATGGGACACTAGCTGGGGCGGTGGAGAGAATTTCCCTAGCGGTCAGGCCACCGGTGATGACATTATGGCTTCTGCAGGAACTTATGAAGTATGGTTTAATGACCTGACTGGAAGATATATATTCATTCCATTAGAACCGTAA